The window TGCTCTTCTACGACGAGGAGGAGGCCCAGCGGATGTTCGAGGAGGCCGGCTTCGTCGACATCGAACACCACATCCAGCAGGCGTATCCGGGCAGCCCGAGGGCGATCACGACCATCGCGCGCGCACCCGAGAAGTAGAGGCGGCCCCCGGTTCGATCGGTTCGCTCCCTCCGGGGCGATCACCCGGCGTTCGGTAGAGCTCAATCGACCGTCCCGCGCACCCGACTCACCCGGTCCGAGTCGACGTAGACCGTGACCGACACCGTTCGCCCGCGTCGCAACGCCGGCGCGTTCGTCGCCGCCACCCGGAAGGACCCCGTCTCCCCGACCGACCAGACTCCGTCGCTCGCGAGATTGAACGGGCCCGTCGGCCCGCCGCGGAAGCCCCTGGCGGCGAAGAACGGGACCGGCGGCTGATACCGGAGTTCCTCGCCGTCGACCGCCACGACGATCCGCGTCTCCGAGAGGTCCAGCGGGGGTCCCGCCTCGTGCGTCAGAGCGACCGCGTCGCCGTCGAGCCTGAGCGACAGCGCGACCGTCTGCCCCGACGATCCGGTCTCCGCGCCGCCCGCGAGTTCGGGTTCACCCGCCGCCTCCGCGACCGCCTCGGCGCCGGCGGCGACGACACCGCCCAGTACGACCCCGAAGAGGAGCAGGAGCACGACACCGATCGCCGACGCCGACGCACGGGCTGTCACGGGGCGTCTGGTGCGCGATGGCTTATGAACCTACGGCCCCTGTCTCGTCCGGCCGGTCCCGGGCCCAGCCCCCGCTGCCGGTCGGTCGACAGTTACGGCGGTAGCGAGGCGAACGCCCACCCGTTCGTACTGATTGCTCTCGTCTCTTCTCGCCGAGCGCCGGCAACGGTGGTGGCGCTCGGCGGTAAAACGTGAGAGTAGTCAGTGTCACTCCGCCGGCGTGACCGTCTCCATTCCTTCCTCGCCCGAACTCTCGTTGAGTTCGCCGTAGACGAACGGCGCCGCCGTCGGTTCCACCGAGAGCACGACGACCGAACTCCCGTCGATGGCCGTCACCTGGTAGGTGCCGGCCGGTGCGAGCGTCCACAGCGATCCGTCCTCGCCGGTCTCGCCGACGACGGAACTCCGGCCGCCGGCCGGGCCGACCGTGATCTGCGCGTCGACCGGCTCGTCGTTCGAGGTGGCGTTGAGCTGCAGCCGGACGGGACCGCCCGGATACGTCCGGTGGGCGGTGAGTTCCAGTCCGTCTTTGATCGCCGACGTCGGCGACGACGTCGTCACCCGATCGATCGGCCGGTACTGGTGCTCTTTGAATACGCGCTGGCTCCTGCTGTCGACGAACGCGACGAGGCGTCCCCGCTCGTGCTCGACGGTCACCCGCGTGCTGTCGCTGTCGGGGTTGCCGACGACGTCGTCGCGGAGGCGCAGCTCCGTGATCGTCGGGTACGCCGCCTCGGTCGCGTTCACCGCGTCGGCGAGCGAGAAGGCGCCGTCCTCCCCTCCACGGAGCGCCCCGCGGTAGGACTCGCGCACGTACGTCCCGTCGCGGATGACGCCGAGGACGACGCTGTTCTCCCCCGACTGGACGAAGAAGCGCGCCGAGTCGGCGTCGCCGTTGAGCACCGCCGCCGCGTGTCCGCGGACCGGTCCGGTGAGCGTGTTCAGTTCGAGTTCGACGTTCCCGAACCGGGCCGCGGAGATGCTGAACCCGGGAGTCGACTGCGTGAGCGTCTCGATCCGGTCCCGGCGTTGCTGGAGCTCCCGCGCCTCGGCGTCGATCAGCGCGAGTTCGTAGAGGAGTCGTCGCGGCGGGAGTTCGCCGCGGCCGTAGGCGCCGACCACCTGCCGCTGTCGCGTCCGGAGCGTGATGATCCGCTGCTCGATCGCGCTGATCTCCTGTAGGAGGTACTGCTGGCGCTTCTCCGGCGAGTCGGCGGATTCGATCCGCTCGACCACCGCCTCCGTCTCCAGGCGCGCGTCCGTCGTCGCCCTGGAGAACGCGAGCCCGCTCCCGAGTTCGACGTACTCGGTTTCGAGCGTGCTCCGCGTCGTCTCACCGGGCGGGATCCCGAGGACGTTGATCGAGTCCCCCGCCGTGTCGTTCGATCCCGCGACCTGCATCGGCGGGCGTTCAGTGAGCGAGGAGGACTGAAGCGAGGCCGTCGCTGTCGGTGGGACGGACGGCCCTGCGGTCGAAGCAGAGGCCGGGGCCGGCCGACCGTCCGGCAGCGCCGGTACCGCTCCGGCGACCGCCGAGAGGACCAGGAGGAGGGCGAGCGAGAGGGCGACAGCGCGCATACGAGGAGCGTATCGCCGTGGCGTTATTAAAGTCGCGCCATTCCCCGTGGCGGCGTGCCGCCGTACTGCGGCGGCCGTAATTTCGCCTGCCCGGTACAGACGTGATTTCGCCCGCCCGGTACAGACGTGATTTCGCCCGCCCAGTACAGACGTGAGTCCGGCGGGTCGAACCGGGCGGGATTCCGCCGAGCCGAACCGGCAGAAACGGGCGGGATCCGCTGGACCGAGACCGCACCGATGGAAAGCGTTTTGAGCGTTCCACCTACACTCTCATCAAATGCGGACGTCCGCGCTGTGGTTCGCCCTCCTCCTCGTCTTCGCTGCTGTCGCGCCAGCGACGGCGCTCGCCGCCGACGGCCGATCCGCGCCGGGAGCGGAGCTCTCGACGGCTCCCGCGGATACCGCCACGGCCGCTGTCGAGACCGGTTCTCCCGACCGGATCGCCGCCCTGCGCGCTCCGGAGGTGCACCGGCAGGTCGACGACGAGACGCCGCCGCGGACCACCGTCGAGATCTCGCTCCAGTCCGACCGGAGCGCCGAGTGGCGCGTCGAGACCCACTACGCGCTCGACACCGAGAACGAGACGCGCGCCTTCCGGACGCTCGCTTCGCGCTACGAGTCCGGCGACGCCGACGTCGGGCCGAACGCCGTGCTGTTCGAGGCGCTCCAGCGGCGAGCGAGCGAGTCGACCGGGCGCTCGATGCGGATCGAGAACGTCACCTACCACAGTTCGATCGACGAGTCCGCCGAACGCGGCACGCTCGCCGTCACGTTCCGGTGGACGAACTTCCTCCGGGAGGGCGAAAACGAGACGCTCGTCCTCGACGACGTGTTCACGCTGCCGACCGCCGAGACCGACGAGCGCCGGACGTGGCTCTCGATCTTCGACGCCGACCAGGAGATCC is drawn from Halobellus limi and contains these coding sequences:
- a CDS encoding type IV pilin; the protein is MTARASASAIGVVLLLLFGVVLGGVVAAGAEAVAEAAGEPELAGGAETGSSGQTVALSLRLDGDAVALTHEAGPPLDLSETRIVVAVDGEELRYQPPVPFFAARGFRGGPTGPFNLASDGVWSVGETGSFRVAATNAPALRRGRTVSVTVYVDSDRVSRVRGTVD
- a CDS encoding DUF7096 domain-containing protein, giving the protein MRAVALSLALLLVLSAVAGAVPALPDGRPAPASASTAGPSVPPTATASLQSSSLTERPPMQVAGSNDTAGDSINVLGIPPGETTRSTLETEYVELGSGLAFSRATTDARLETEAVVERIESADSPEKRQQYLLQEISAIEQRIITLRTRQRQVVGAYGRGELPPRRLLYELALIDAEARELQQRRDRIETLTQSTPGFSISAARFGNVELELNTLTGPVRGHAAAVLNGDADSARFFVQSGENSVVLGVIRDGTYVRESYRGALRGGEDGAFSLADAVNATEAAYPTITELRLRDDVVGNPDSDSTRVTVEHERGRLVAFVDSRSQRVFKEHQYRPIDRVTTSSPTSAIKDGLELTAHRTYPGGPVRLQLNATSNDEPVDAQITVGPAGGRSSVVGETGEDGSLWTLAPAGTYQVTAIDGSSVVVLSVEPTAAPFVYGELNESSGEEGMETVTPAE